One window from the genome of Oryza glaberrima chromosome 3, OglaRS2, whole genome shotgun sequence encodes:
- the LOC127766276 gene encoding uncharacterized protein LOC127766276, translating into MGFTVMRGLHQNPFWCSAHVRHHRRPLASCEGAGVGVAGSGVPSGSSAAAVASSEARGRRWGATAPAASSTTHWSPKDPLKLMHELTETTGTDVARKGRTGIERNSPIYYGPGNTTISHSILIVGYDVDDLGDLYWVVKNSWGKQWGDQWQYWCYWNLETKECPT; encoded by the exons ATGGGATTCACAGTGATGCGGGGACTCCACCAGAATCCTTTCTGGTGCAGTGCACATGTCAGGCACCACCGGAGGCCCTTGGCGAGCTGTGAGGGTGCTGGAGTAGGTGTTGCCGGCTCTGGTGTTCCTTCGGGCAGCAGCGCCGCTGCTGTGGCGTCCAGCGAAGCCAGGGGGAGGAGATGGGGGGCCACGGCCCCTGCCGCATCGAGCACGACGCACTGGAGCCCGAAGGATCCTCTCAAGCTGATGCATGAGTTGACAGAGACGACGGGCACAGATGTTGCGAGGAAGGGAAGAACCGGCATCGAGAGAAACA GCCCCATCTATTATGGGCCGGGCAACACTACCATCAGCCACTCCATCTTGATCGTGGGCTACGACGTCGACGACCTGGGCGACCTTTACTGGGTCGTCAAGAACTCATGGGGTAAACAGTGGGGCGATCAG TGGCAATATTG GTGCTACTGGAATTTGGAGACCAAGGAGTGCCCAAcgtga